The window CAGAGGGATGTCCCATGGGGCACTCATGGAGGGGTCCCCAGGGATGCTGACCAGGTGTGGCGGGGTGGGACTCCAGGGACACCCATGGAGGGGTCCCCAGGGGTGCTGATGTGGGGTCCCCAGAGGTGCTgactgggggaggggaggagtCCCCAGGGGCACTGACAGGGGGTCCCCAGGGATGCTGACCGGGCGCTGCGTCCCCTTCAACCGCACCCTCCGCACCTGCGAGATCTGGGGCTGGTGCCCGGCTGAGGTGGACACTGTGGACGTGTGAGTGTCACCGGGGTCacggggggcggcgggcggcacCCCCTGTGTCCTCATGGTCACCTTCCCCTCAGCCCCATCATGCTGGAGGCCGAGAACTTCACCCTCCTGATCAAGAACAGCGTCCGCTTCCCGCTCTTCGGCTTCGAGAAGTGGgtggccctggggacagggggatgggggggtGTCCCCCAGTCCCCCCAACTGATGCCAtgtccccttccccatccccaggAACAACCTGCCACCCCCTGGCAGCGGGGGGAACCTGAGCCAGTGCCGCTTCCACCCCCAGgaccagcccctctgccccatCCTGCGCCTGGGGGACATCGCCCGCATGGCCGGGCAGGACTTCCCCACGCTGGCTGCCACCGTGAGCAGGGGCAGCGGGGGAACGGGGACAAGGGACACGGCGGGGGGACGGGGCATGTGGGGACACGGCGGGGGGGAACTGAGGGACATGATGTGAGACGTGGGATGTGGGGACATGGGGATGTGAGACATGGGAATGTGGGATACAGGGGTGTGAGACATGGGATGGGGACATGAAGATGTGAGGGTGTGGGATATGGGGTCGTGGATACAGGCAGATGTGGGATGTGGGGGCACAGGGACATGGGGCTTGGGAGGGCGGGGATGTGGGATGTAGGGAATGGGATGTGGGGACACAGGGATGTAGGACATGGACggtggggacacagggacatggggacacaGGGATGTAGATGTGGGTGCATGAGGTTTGGGATGTGGGACATAGGGGTGTGGGACACACAGACAAGGGGACAGGGGGATGTGGGATGGGGGGCATGGGGACACAGGGCCATGGGGTCACGGGGCCAGGGGCCCAGCACCTgaccctggggcaggggggggtgCTGGGCATCAAGATCGGGTGGGTGTGTGACCTGGACCTTGGCGGGGAGCACTGCCTGCCCCACTACTCCTTCACCCGCCTGGATGGACGCGCCCGCGCCCCTGCCTCCGGATACAACTTCAGGTGCTGCCACAGGACACGCCTGGCACACGTGTCACGCATGTCACACGCGTGTGCGTGGCCCGGCCCGGcattgtccccctgtcccccAGGCACGCCCGGTACTACCGCTTGCACAACGGCACCGAGCACCGGACCCTCACCAAGGCCTTCGGCATCCGCTTCGACGTCCTGGTGTACGGCAACGTatgtggggcaggggctgggcgGGCCATGGGGGGGTGGGGGCCCCCCCAACAGAGTCTCTGCACCCCCAGGCTGGGAAGTTCAGTGTCATCCCCACGCTCATCAATGCAGTGGCAGCTTTCACCTCCATCGGTGTGGTGAGTTGTGGCTGTtctcagcccctgcctggcaGTGTCACCGTGGGGTGGAGGGGCAGTGGTGCCCCATGGTGCTTGGGaggggggtggaggaggagaaccCTGCACCCGTGGGGTGGGGAACACCACAGAGCCcaaggctggcagcagcctggatGGCTGTGGGGATCAGGGGGTGCCCCACAGCATGCCCTCCACCCCCCAGGGCACGGTGCTGTGCGACATCATCCTGCTGAACTGCCTGCATGGAGCTGAGCACTACAAGGCCCGCAAGTTTGAGGAGGTCAGCAGggggcctggggctgctggggggctgggaccgctgtggggctggggacactgtggggctgctgtggggcttAGGCCACACCAGGGTCACCTTGGGGGAGCTGCTCAGGCCACACTGGGGCatgtggggctggtgggggcaGACGTGCAGGCAGCACCCCTGAACCCCCAGGGGCCCGGCTATGGGGCAGGGCCTGACCCAGTGCCTGTTCCCTGCCCCACAGGTGCCGGAGGTCGCCGTGCCCGcaccccccaccagccccacagccaggaCCCCTGAAGCTCTGGGGGGCTGCCCCCGGGACCCCTCCAGTGACTCGGGCACTGGCTCCTTTGGCCTGTAGCACTTGGCACCGTggggcagccccacagctgccccCGCCATGGGGCACCCCctccccctgctgccagcagggacaCTCGGGGCAGAGGGGGTGACgctggtggctgtggggacAATGCCATGGGGATGGCAGCTGGGGCACAGGGCACAGGGTGGCAGGGGGACATGGGGGctgtggggcggggggggcacacggggtgtggggaggagggggagacaCCACGGGGGGCAGAGGGGCTCCAGGGTTGTCTCACAGGGGCCACCCAGGTGTGTGCCTGGGGTGTGGGGACAGGGGACACAGCCCTCTGGTGCCCCCCTGCTGACCCCCAGCACCTTTGTGTTCCGTGCCACCGCGGGACCCGGGGGGTGGCCGGGGCCCCCACAAGCTGCCCCCAGTGCCCCCCCCGGTtgtcccagcactgaccctAGGGTGCCACAGCCTACCGTCTGTCCCCCCATCCCAGTGCCCCCTTCCAAGTGCCACCTGCCCAGGTCCTCCCACCCTCACCCCCATGTCCCCACAGCTCCCACCTCTCtgcgggggggctgggggtggccCCGGGGCTGGTCCCTGGGGCAGTAGGTGCCGTTGGGTGCCAGAGGTGACCCCCAACCCTCCCGGTGGACGCGGGGGGTGCCAGGGGTGGCTGCCCCTCCCCTGCCACTACCGAGGGGCTCAGCCTCCCCGCTGCccccctccaccaccacccctgTACCTCCTTGCCCCCACCGGCCCCGTCCTGGGGGTTCCCACCCCCCCAATAAACCCTCGCTGGCAGCACCCCCGGCTGTGTCCAACCCGTGGGgagcggggggtggggggcgaCAGGTGGTTGGGGGGGCTGATGGAAGGGTGGGAGGGCTGAGGGGAGGAGGTCAAGGGGTTGCCATTGGCCTGGGGTCGTTTGGGGGGGTTCATGGTGCCACCACAGCCCCCGGGAGGGGACCCTGTGCCCCCCCAGGGCCCGTGCAGGGTACAAGGGACAACCCCTCTCCCCAACCCCGCCCCCAGGGTGCTGCCCACCGCCCCCAGCCATCATCgacccctcccacccccctccgGTCCTCCCCAGACCCGGACACAGACAAGGTGCAGAAAGCTGATGTTCATTGAGCCCCCCAGGGAGAGGGGGGACGCAGGGGAGGCTGAGCCCCTCAGCACTCGCAGATGAAGGGCAACTTCACCttgcagccctggctcctcCAGCGACCGTCTTGGGGGGGGAAAGGGGCGTCAGCACCAGACAGCACCGAGGGACAGggaccagccccagcccccggTACCCCCTCCCTTCCTGAGCCCCCCGCATCCTCCCCACTCCCCCATGGGTCAGCCCCCCCCGGACCCCTTTTGCCCAGGGTGCCCCCCGTTGTTCCCACCACCCCGTCTCTCCAGGCCCCCTGGTTCCCCCCGCTCCCCCAGGCCCCCGGTTCCCCCCGTGCCCCCACCCGCGGTGCAGAGGGTGGTGCAGAAGCGGCCGGTGCACAGCGGGTGCCTCAGCTGCCAGTTGTGGAAGTCCCAGGGGCTCCGGTCCACCCAGTGACACTGCACGGTCCTGCGCTGGAAGGGGGGTCAGGGACACGGGGACACCCCCGGCACCGGGCGGGGGGGCCCGGGGCGACGTCGTGGGGGAACAAGGCGGGGACACCTAGAATGGGCTCTGAGGATGGGACTGGGGCACCCGGGGAGCGCGGGGACAGGGGTTGGGACATCCCGGGGGGGGGCTCTGCTgagaggggacagggctgggacaTGCAAGGTGGACTCTGGGGACAGGAGACAGGTCTGGGACACCCCGAGGGGCTCTGGAGACAGGGCGGGGTCCCTCACCCAGGGCTTGGTGACGGCCCCAATCCAGACGAAGCCGCTCTTGGTGTTCAGCCGAGCCTGCAGCTGCAGCGCCGCGTTGGTGCCAGCGCTGTGGATGGAGGCCAGGCGGCCGCCGAACCGCCGGGCACAGACACGCTGCGGGGACACGGTGATAGAGACACCAGAGTGGGACACGCCCCTGGACCCCACATACCCCATCCCGCCCCCGTCCCCTGCCCACCATGGCCCGGCGGAAGCTCAGGGGCCGCGGCACAACGATGTAGCGGGTGTTGGGGACACCCCGGGGGTCGGGGACCAGCTCCTGCCTCGTGTCATTCCCCGGCACCTCTAGCGACGTCTCCAACACctcagggctggcaggggctggggacaccagcaggGTCACCCCGGCAAGAGGGTGAGGGAACCCGGGTGTCCCCAGAGGGTCCCCAGGATGTCCCCAGGGGCGGTGGCACTCACCTGGGTGGCTGCATGATGCCgtgcccagcagggccaggagcaggagcagggaaggtgacatggggaggggctggggacactgATGAACCGGGGACATGGCATCATGGGAACCCTCTGGAGATGCCATGTCCCCAGCCACCCTCTGCCGCTCCATGTCCATCACCCACATCCTGCCCCCCCGTGTCCCCACTGCCCCTCCACCATCCCGAATGCcaccctgtcccctctgccaccCCTGGTGCCACCCCAACGGCCCCCAGCCCTCCAGTGCCCTCCATGTCTCTGGTCCCCCGCTGCTACCCCGTGGCCCAGGCACACTGTGCCCCCCCGTaccccccagccaccccagagCCCCCCACACCAGACACAGGGACACCTCGCCGGTCCCCAGCACATCCCGCTGTCCCCGTCGCTGTCCCCGCCCCTCACCTGGCACTTGGGGAGGGCTATGCCCGCTGTCACCCTTATAGGGGGGACGGGGCCACGTGTCCCCACCGCAGCCTTGCGACAGCCCCCCGGGGCCTCCCCACCAACCGTTGGGCACAGGGTGGGGGACCCGGGGTCCTGCCTGCCCCCACCGGGCTTTGGTCCGGAGAAGAGGGCTGGGTGTGCACGGGCGTGGGGGGCGGGGGTCCGCGGGGGCTGTGGGGGTGCAGAGGCTCATGGCTTCGGGGGGGATTGGGGTGAAAGGGCGCCGAGCACGCTGGTGTCCCCAGACTGGGTCCGTTCCCCGTGTGCAATGACCCCGCGCCCCCTCCCCAGTGTTTCTTTACCCCCGCTCTGCGCacaaggagggggggggggggttggtgggGTCCCAAACCcgaccccccccccgccccgacACGGAGGGACCGTTACCCCCAAACACAATCGGGGGATCCCTCCCCCAGTCACAGCGGCAGCGCTTCAGCTTCTCACTGCGCGCGCTCGGGGGGCTCTGGGGGACGGCGCCCCCCAGCCCGGTGTGGGTATTTAGGGTGCTAATGAGGCGAGTGCACAAGCGGGCTCATTAGCTGCGAGGCTTATTAGCCGGTGTTTCCTATCGGCTGCTAATGAGCGCTTGGGGCTGTGGCTGGCACTGGCTGTTACCTCCTCTGCACCCCAAGGTGGGCTCGGGGCCCCCGGCGGGGGTCGGGGACTGGGGGAAGGGGTGCTGTCCCGAGGGCGGGATGTTGGGGTGCGGGGTGGTTGGGGTGCGGGGGGGGTCTGATACCATCTCCCGCCGGTCAGCCCTTGCCCAAGGGCCATTTCCTCCCCAACGGCTGTGGCCCCCCCGGGGTCCGTCCCGGCCGTTGGCCCTCAGCGCCCCTCGGCCTgactcccccctccccccggccTGAACTCCCTGTCTGCCCCCGCCGGTGCTTGCACTgaccaccccccacccccctccccccccggcGCTCCCCTTCCTCCGACCCGCTGGGGCTCAAGTCTCAACATCCCATAGTcatcttccccctcccccttgcACCCCAAACCCCAACCGCATCCCctgagccccccccccccccccccccgcacccccctaAGCAGCCACAGTCCCTTCCTCTGAACCAAAGCCGGGAGGGAGCGGGCAGGACCCCGGATCCCGTCCCGCCTCCCCCGTGCCCAGGGTTTGGGGGGGCCTTGAGGGGGGCTGTGTGTCTCAAGGCTGCGGTGAGGACACGTGGCCCCGTCACCCCTATAACCGTGACAGCGAACAGAGACCCCCAAGTGCCAGGTGAGGGGCCGGGACAGAGACGGGGACAGCGGGGTGGGCTGGGGACTGGGGGGTGTCCCTGCGGCTGGTATGGGGGCTCTGGGGTGCCGGGGGCAAGAGGGGGCTGGGGGTCGTGGGggtggcagaggggacaggggaCGGGGTGGCGCCAGAGTTGGCAGAGGGACACTGGGGCGTAGGGGGTGGCTGAGGGTGGCAGAGGGTGGCTGGGGACATGGCCTCTCTGGCAGGTACCCgaggtgtcccagcccagccGTGTCCCCGGGTCCCCGGTGTCGCCAGCCCCGCCATGTCACCCCGCCTGCTCctggccctggccctgctgggcaTGGCTTCATCCCGCCGCTCCGGTAAGTGCCGCCACCCCTGGGGACACCCTGAGAATCCCTCCCCCCCAATTTGCCCAGGgtcccccgcccccccgggggAGACGCTGGTGCCCCCTTCGCTGGGACAGCGCCGTGTGCCCTTCGGCGCCAGCCCTCACCCTGTCCCACTTCCAGCCCCCCCAGGGGTCCCTGCGGCCCTGGAGGGTTCCAAGTTCCGCTACGCCGTGGTCACCTCGCTGCGCACCTACGCGGGGGCCCAGGTGAGGGGACGGGGGTTGCCGGGGGGGCGAGGGGGGTTCCTGGCAGACGCTGGGGGGTGATGGGGGTGCCTGTCCTGCAGGAACACTGCTGGAGGTAGCAGTGAGCTCCCGGCGGGTGCTGGGAGTCCCAAGGGGTTCCCCGTGGTTCCCGGGATGTGTCGGGGATATTGGGGGGTTCCCGGGGCGTTCCCGGGTGCTGATCCGTGTCCTGTCCCCCAGGGGCACTGCCGGAAGGTGCTGCAGGGGGAGCTGGCCTCGGTGCACAGCGCTGCCCTCAACAAGGACCTGATGGAGCTGGCCCGCACCTACACCCGCCGCAAGGTCTGGATCGGGGCTGTCACCCGCAGAACGGTGAGGTGGGGGCCTGGGGGGTGGGAGTGGGGGCTGGGAATGGGGCGCTGAGGGTGGGTGTGGGTGTAGGAGCTGGGTGGTGGATGCTGGAAATGGGGCTGGCCATGGGGTTCTGGGTCTGGGACCGATTTTTGAGGTGCTGGGGACGGTTTTTGGGGTGTTGGGCTGGGGGCTGGTACTGAGGCAGTGCTGTGCAGGGGGGGCAGTGGGGATCCCACTGGGAAGACTCCAGCTCCTGGAACTACGCAAACTGGGCGCCCACCAATCCCAGCCACCTCGTTCCCACCTGCGCCACCCTCAGCACCTACGGTGAGGGCACGGGGGGGACTGGGAGGGGTACAGGCTACTGGTTGCAATGGGAGGGGGCACGGGGCACTGGGGATTACTGGGAGGAATAAGGGAGGACACTGGAGGGGGGGGCACTGGGAGGAGTACAGGCCACTAGTTGCATTGGGagggagcagtgggaaggggGCATGGGGCAGTGGGCACAATGGGAGGGGGTACAGGGCACTGGGGGTTActgggaagggcagaggagggCACTGGGAGGGGCACAGAAGGGTACTGGGGGGCACTGGGAGGAGGCACAAGGCCCTGGGGAGGGCACAGAAAGGTTCTGGGGGACACTGGTAGGGGATACAGAGCACTGGGGGTGGCTGGGTCCATGGCACTGGGGTCCACCCTGTGGCCCTGATGCTGCCCATGTCCCCAGATGGCCTCTGGAGGAGCAGGGTCTGCTACGAGCTGCGTCCCTTCATCTGCCAGTACTGAGGCCCCCAGAGGTGCTGCCCTggcccccttccccagcctgaaGGCCCACGGTGGCTGCTGTCCCAGTAAAGCAGTGGAACCCCTAGACTGTGTCCGTGTGTGCTGCAGGACTGTGGGGAGGGGTCTGTGCCCCCCAGCCTGGGACAGCAGTGGCAGACACCAGAGAAGCCCTGTGGGGGTTGCAGCATggcaggcagagggggcagCGTGGTTTATTGCACTCCCAACTCCCCCCTGTCCCGCTTGCACACCCCCCCCAAGTCCAGTAGGAAATGGGGGGCTGGTGTGCACAGGGCTCAGTGGGGCAGCTCGGAGGTggcctgggtgctggggggggctgccaggggggtgccagcagcccccagctcctTGGCTCGCCGCTGGCACTCGCGGGTCACCACCACGGGGCTGACAAaggccaccagcaccacagcGATGAGCCCCAAGTTCACctgggagaaagaagaggtgGGTCAGGCTGTGGGGcttgggctggggcagccccacaGCCGCCCCGTGCTGGGTGCAGGGCCTCCTTCCTCAGGGGGCAGGACTCCCATCCCTTTCTGGGGCAGGGCCAGGGTCCTCTTCCCTCCCGGGGCAGCTGTGGGGCCGGCACTCACGTAGAAGGGGTCCCCGCCGAGGGGCCCACGCACCAGGGCCACCAAGGggtactgcagcagggccaCCAGCGCCGACAGGGCCATGGCCAGGCCGTAGAGCTTCCCAAAGTGCTGCGGGGGGAACCTGTGGGACAACCATGTCACCCTGTGTCACTGTTGGGTCATACCATGTCACTGCCGGGACACCACTGGGCCACCCTGGGTCACCCTGAGGCACTGCCAGGGCACCTCATCACCCCCACCCCGACACCAGCTCCTAACACCCCCCATCCCTGTCACCatccccctgtccccagcaccctgaCCCAAACCACTCTGTCCCCTGCCATGTGCCctgtccccccccccagtgCCCGTGGCGGTGGCAGGACTCACGCGATGGCCAGGAAGGCGGCGTTGCCCCCGTAGAGGAAGGAGCGGCTGAGCACCTGCAGCACGAAGGTGCCGAACTGGACGGGCAGGACGGGCACGGCCGCGCACACCGAGAACAGCAGGCACTGTGTCACTGTCACCGCCAGGGACAGCACCGAAGCGCGCAGGTCCGCCAGCGTCCCCAGGGCTCCTGCGGGCACCGCGGTCAGGGCACGGGGACACGCGCGGgagcagcggggccggggctcgCGTGTCCCCAAGCCCATCGGGGTCAGGGCAGGTGTCCCCAGCCGTGTCCCCGCCGTGGTCGGGGG of the Apus apus isolate bApuApu2 unplaced genomic scaffold, bApuApu2.pri.cur manual_scaffold_121_ctg1, whole genome shotgun sequence genome contains:
- the P2RX3 gene encoding P2X purinoceptor 3 isoform X2, with product MSPPRPLPRCPGAFFSYETTKAVVVRSRRVGVLHRALQFLILAYFIGWVFLHEKAYQVRETAIESSVVTKVKGVGHYAGRVLDTADYVTPPPVMSPQGASVFVVVTKQILTENQVQGQCPEGDPRYRCTADQHCQEMGSATGSGMLTGRCVPFNRTLRTCEIWGWCPAEVDTVDVPIMLEAENFTLLIKNSVRFPLFGFEKNNLPPPGSGGNLSQCRFHPQDQPLCPILRLGDIARMAGQDFPTLAATGGVLGIKIGWVCDLDLGGEHCLPHYSFTRLDGRARAPASGYNFRHARYYRLHNGTEHRTLTKAFGIRFDVLVYGNAGKFSVIPTLINAVAAFTSIGVGTVLCDIILLNCLHGAEHYKARKFEEVPEVAVPAPPTSPTARTPEALGGCPRDPSSDSGTGSFGL
- the P2RX3 gene encoding P2X purinoceptor 3 isoform X1, yielding MSPPRPLPRCPGAFFSYETTKAVVVRSRRVGVLHRALQFLILAYFIGWVFLHEKAYQVRETAIESSVVTKVKGVGHYAGRVLDTADYVTPPPGCLGVRGGHQADPDGEPGAGAVPGGRPPVPLHGRSALPGDGLCHRQRPIMLEAENFTLLIKNSVRFPLFGFEKNNLPPPGSGGNLSQCRFHPQDQPLCPILRLGDIARMAGQDFPTLAATGGVLGIKIGWVCDLDLGGEHCLPHYSFTRLDGRARAPASGYNFRHARYYRLHNGTEHRTLTKAFGIRFDVLVYGNAGKFSVIPTLINAVAAFTSIGVGTVLCDIILLNCLHGAEHYKARKFEEVPEVAVPAPPTSPTARTPEALGGCPRDPSSDSGTGSFGL
- the PRG2 gene encoding bone marrow proteoglycan, which codes for MRVCARRFGGRLASIHSAGTNAALQLQARLNTKSGFVWIGAVTKPWRRTVQCHWVDRSPWDFHNWQLRHPLCTGRFCTTLCTADGRWRSQGCKVKLPFICEC